A single window of Arcobacter venerupis DNA harbors:
- a CDS encoding trimeric intracellular cation channel family protein — protein sequence MSALEIADIIGIICFALSGFLISVHYKLDILGVFISSFLTALGGGMIRDVLADRTPYVFTTNLPVFLVVATVVIALLFKLHKIDDLEGKSAFIISDAIGLVSFSITGSIVAIQNDFNFLGVLILAFLTAVGGGTIRDILINRVPSILVSEFYATVALIIASIIFVLEILQLRTLPAITLVFIFGVVLRLLAYYKKWHLPTLSKE from the coding sequence ATGAGTGCATTAGAAATTGCTGATATTATTGGAATTATTTGTTTTGCACTGAGTGGCTTCTTAATATCCGTTCACTATAAACTTGATATTTTAGGTGTTTTCATCTCTTCATTTCTAACTGCTCTTGGCGGAGGAATGATTAGAGATGTACTTGCTGATAGAACACCTTATGTTTTTACCACAAATCTTCCTGTTTTTTTAGTAGTTGCAACTGTTGTAATTGCACTTTTATTTAAACTACATAAAATTGATGATTTAGAAGGAAAAAGTGCTTTTATAATCTCAGATGCTATTGGTTTGGTTTCTTTTTCAATAACTGGCTCAATTGTAGCAATTCAAAACGATTTTAATTTTTTAGGTGTATTAATACTTGCATTTTTAACAGCAGTTGGTGGTGGAACAATTAGAGATATTTTAATAAACAGAGTTCCTTCTATTTTAGTTTCTGAATTTTATGCAACAGTTGCATTAATCATAGCTTCAATAATTTTTGTATTAGAAATTTTACAATTAAGAACTTTACCAGCAATCACTCTTGTATTTATTTTTGGTGTAGTTTTGAGACTTCTTGCATATTATAAAAAATGGCATTTACCAACTTTATCAAAGGAATAA